DNA from Synechococcus elongatus PCC 6301:
CGTGGATTTGCATCCGCTGAGTCAGCAAGTCAGCGGTCGGTTCATCGCTGGCAGCATCGACGATCGGGAAAAGAGCCCGCGCGGTTCGCACCACCGTTTCTTGACCAATCACCAACTGCTGAATCATCTCAGTGGCGCTGGGAATGCCGTCTGCTTCTTCAATGCTGGTGAGTTTGGCGTAGGCGCTGTAGCTGCCAGGTGCCGGAAAACCAAGGGCGCGAATCCGTTCGGCAATCAAATCGACGGCCAAGGCTAGCTCGTTGTATTGCGTCTCAAACAGCAAGTGCAGCGTCTGGAACATCGGGCCGGTGACATTCCAATGGAAATTGTGGGTTTTGAGATAGAGGGTGTAGGTATCTGCCAGCAGTCGGGAGAGCCCATCTGCGATCGCCTGCCGATCGTCATTACTGATGCCAATGTCCACGGGCAGCGTGGCCGCTTTTTTACCTTCCGATTTTTTACCCATACAGCTTGCA
Protein-coding regions in this window:
- a CDS encoding Dps family protein; the protein is MGKKSEGKKAATLPVDIGISNDDRQAIADGLSRLLADTYTLYLKTHNFHWNVTGPMFQTLHLLFETQYNELALAVDLIAERIRALGFPAPGSYSAYAKLTSIEEADGIPSATEMIQQLVIGQETVVRTARALFPIVDAASDEPTADLLTQRMQIHEKNAWMLRSLLES